In a single window of the Sediminicoccus sp. KRV36 genome:
- a CDS encoding LysR family transcriptional regulator, translated as MPLDWDKLRVFHAVAEAGSFTHAGETLALSQSAVSRQIQALEDALSVPLFHRHARGLILTESGETLNRTVREVFAKLAMTEALLTEGRERPAGRLKITTTTGFGGSWLAPRLHRFLEMYPEINVSVILDDADLDLAMREADVAIRMHPPRQPDLIQRHVASFGWRIVGSPDYLKRHGIPQRPEELDAHRLIVWGDYRPPVEEINWLAEIGRKPGQGRRGTLEVNSLTGMLRAVQSGMGLAAMPDYMGPELEGLLTVLPELKAPRINAYFVYPEEMRASKRVSVFRDFLVAELAGGTN; from the coding sequence ATGCCGCTCGATTGGGACAAGCTGCGCGTTTTCCACGCGGTCGCCGAAGCCGGCTCCTTCACCCATGCGGGCGAGACGCTCGCCCTCAGCCAATCCGCCGTTTCGCGCCAGATTCAGGCGCTGGAGGATGCGCTGTCAGTGCCGCTGTTCCATCGGCATGCGCGCGGCCTGATCCTCACCGAATCGGGCGAGACGCTGAACCGCACCGTACGTGAGGTCTTTGCCAAGCTTGCGATGACCGAAGCGCTGCTGACCGAGGGCCGGGAGCGCCCGGCCGGCCGGCTGAAAATCACCACGACGACGGGATTTGGCGGCTCCTGGCTGGCGCCCCGGCTGCACCGCTTCCTGGAGATGTATCCGGAGATCAATGTCTCCGTGATCCTGGATGATGCCGACCTGGACCTCGCCATGCGCGAGGCGGATGTCGCCATCCGCATGCATCCGCCGCGCCAGCCCGATCTGATCCAGCGCCATGTGGCGAGCTTCGGCTGGCGCATCGTGGGCAGCCCGGACTACCTGAAGCGCCATGGCATTCCGCAGCGCCCGGAAGAGCTGGACGCGCATCGGTTGATCGTCTGGGGCGACTACCGACCGCCCGTGGAGGAGATCAACTGGCTGGCCGAGATCGGCCGCAAGCCCGGCCAGGGCCGCCGCGGTACGCTGGAGGTGAACAGCCTGACCGGCATGTTGCGCGCCGTGCAATCGGGCATGGGCCTTGCCGCGATGCCCGACTATATGGGCCCCGAGCTTGAGGGGCTGTTGACCGTCCTGCCTGAGCTGAAGGCGCCGCGGATCAACGCCTATTTCGTCTATCCGGAAGAAATGCGCGCCTCGAAGCGGGTTTCCGTGTTCCGCGATTTCCTCGTCGCGGAACTGGCAGGCGGCACCAACTGA
- a CDS encoding aspartate-semialdehyde dehydrogenase: protein MRVGVIGATGAVGKELVEVLAKRRFPVKELRLFASTRSAGTKQATPWGDVTIEAYSPDGARNLDLALLAVSGDFAKAHARALAAEGVAVVDNSSALRLEADVPLVVPEVNASAIGQHRLIANPNCTTAILVVALEPLRQAFGLKRVIVSTYQAASGAGAEGMAELERETRRVLVEGQPAQHDVFAHPLAFNVIPQIDTFQPNGYTREEMKVAWESRKIMGMPDLLISCTAVRIPTYRVHAEAVTIETERPVTAEAAREVLSRAAGVRVVDDPAAQLYPMPITATGQDDVEAGRIRANPVFGDRGLDFFLCGDQLLKGAALNAVQIAEKMRM, encoded by the coding sequence ATGCGGGTCGGCGTGATCGGTGCCACGGGCGCGGTCGGCAAGGAATTGGTGGAGGTGCTCGCCAAGCGCCGCTTCCCTGTGAAGGAGCTTCGTCTCTTCGCCTCTACGCGCTCCGCCGGCACGAAGCAGGCCACGCCCTGGGGGGACGTGACGATCGAGGCCTATAGCCCGGACGGTGCGCGCAACCTCGATCTGGCACTGCTCGCCGTCTCCGGTGATTTCGCCAAGGCGCATGCGCGGGCGCTGGCGGCCGAGGGGGTCGCGGTCGTGGACAACTCCTCCGCGTTGCGGCTTGAAGCCGATGTGCCGCTGGTGGTGCCCGAGGTGAATGCCAGCGCGATCGGCCAGCATCGCCTCATCGCCAATCCGAACTGCACCACGGCCATCCTCGTTGTCGCGCTTGAGCCGCTGCGCCAGGCCTTTGGCCTGAAGCGCGTCATCGTCTCGACCTACCAGGCGGCCAGCGGCGCCGGCGCCGAGGGCATGGCCGAGCTGGAACGCGAGACCCGCCGTGTGCTGGTCGAAGGCCAGCCGGCGCAGCATGACGTCTTCGCCCATCCGCTCGCCTTCAACGTCATCCCGCAGATCGATACCTTCCAGCCCAATGGCTACACGCGTGAGGAGATGAAGGTTGCCTGGGAGAGCCGGAAGATCATGGGCATGCCTGATCTGCTGATCTCCTGCACCGCCGTCCGTATCCCGACCTACCGCGTCCATGCCGAGGCCGTGACCATCGAGACCGAACGCCCCGTCACGGCGGAAGCCGCGCGCGAGGTGCTCTCCCGCGCGGCGGGGGTGCGCGTGGTGGATGACCCCGCGGCCCAGCTCTATCCGATGCCGATTACGGCGACCGGGCAGGATGATGTGGAAGCAGGGCGCATCCGGGCCAATCCGGTGTTTGGCGACCGCGGGTTGGATTTCTTCCTGTGCGGCGACCAGCTGCTCAAGGGGGCGGCGCTGAATGCGGTGCAGATCGCCGAGAAGATGAGGATGTGA
- the trxB gene encoding thioredoxin-disulfide reductase, with amino-acid sequence MPATIPTRLLIIGAGPAGYTAAIYAARAGLKPVLVAGMQPGGQLTITTDVENYPGFAEAVQGPWLMEQMRAQAEHVGTELKYDLVTRVDFAHRPFRAECDSGDVYLADAVIIATGAQARWLGIPGEQALSGFGVSACATCDGFFFRGKDVAVIGGGNSAVEEALYLANLARHVTLVHRRDSLRAERILQERLFAKENVTVLWNMVTEEMLGTEAARPVARGLALRHAQTGDRRELAVDGIFVAIGHDPATSLFRGQLDMDEGGYLMVTPGGTRTSIAGVFAAGDVADKIYRQAVTAAGTGCMAALDAEKFLAAQEHAHDKVAA; translated from the coding sequence GTGCCCGCCACAATCCCCACGCGTCTTCTGATCATCGGTGCCGGCCCGGCCGGCTATACGGCCGCGATCTATGCGGCCCGCGCCGGCCTCAAGCCCGTGCTGGTCGCTGGCATGCAGCCGGGCGGGCAACTGACCATCACCACCGATGTCGAGAATTACCCGGGCTTCGCCGAAGCGGTGCAGGGCCCGTGGCTCATGGAGCAGATGCGCGCCCAGGCGGAGCATGTCGGCACGGAACTGAAATACGACCTCGTCACCCGGGTGGATTTTGCCCATCGTCCCTTCCGCGCCGAATGCGACAGCGGCGATGTCTACCTGGCCGATGCGGTGATCATCGCGACGGGCGCCCAGGCACGCTGGCTCGGCATTCCGGGTGAGCAGGCACTCTCCGGCTTTGGTGTCTCGGCCTGCGCCACCTGTGACGGATTCTTCTTCCGGGGCAAGGATGTGGCGGTGATCGGCGGCGGAAATTCGGCGGTGGAGGAGGCGCTCTATCTGGCCAACCTTGCTCGCCATGTCACACTCGTGCATCGGCGGGACAGCCTGCGCGCCGAGCGCATCCTGCAGGAACGGCTTTTCGCCAAGGAGAATGTGACAGTGCTCTGGAACATGGTGACCGAGGAAATGCTGGGCACGGAGGCGGCCCGCCCAGTGGCCCGCGGCCTCGCGCTGCGCCATGCCCAGACCGGTGACCGGCGGGAACTGGCCGTGGATGGCATTTTTGTCGCCATCGGGCATGACCCGGCCACCAGCCTGTTTCGCGGCCAGTTGGACATGGATGAAGGGGGCTATCTGATGGTCACACCAGGCGGCACGCGCACCAGCATCGCGGGCGTCTTCGCGGCCGGCGATGTCGCGGACAAGATCTACCGCCAGGCGGTGACCGCCGCCGGGACCGGCTGCATGGCGGCCCTGGATGCTGAGAAATTCCTGGCGGCCCAGGAACATGCCCATGACAAGGTCGCCGCGTAA